A genome region from Camarhynchus parvulus chromosome 15, STF_HiC, whole genome shotgun sequence includes the following:
- the YWHAH gene encoding 14-3-3 protein eta gives MGDREQLLQRARLAEQAERYDDMASAMKSVTELNEPLSNEDRNLLSVAYKNVVGARRSSWRVISSIEQKTMADGNEKKLEKVKAYREKIEKELETVCNDVLALLDKYLIKNCNDFQYESKVFYLKMKGDYYRYLAEVAAGEKKNSVVEASEAAYKEAFEISKEHMQPTHPIRLGLALNFSVFYYEIQNAPEQACLLAKQAFDDAIAELDTLNEDSYKDSTLIMQLLRDNLTLWTSDQQDEEAGEGNN, from the exons ATGGGGGACcgagagcagctgctgcagagagcccgCCTGGCCGAGCAGGCGGAGAGATACGATGACATGGCCTCGGCCATGAAGTCG GTAACTGAGCTGAATGAGCCCCTCTCAAACGAGGATAGAAACCTGCTGTCTGTAGCCTACAAGAATGTAGTGGGAGCCAGACGGTCCTCCTGGCGTGTCATCAGCAGCATAGAGCAGAAGACCATGGCAGATGGGAATGAGAAGAAGCTAGAGAAGGTTAAAGCCTATAGGGAGAAGATAGAAAAGGAGCTCGAGACAGTCTGCAATGATGTTTTGGCTCTCCTAGATAAATACTTGATCAAGAACTGCAATGACTTCCAGTATGAGAGCAAGGTCTTTTACCTGAAAATGAAGGGGGATTACTACCGCTATTTGGCAGAAGTTGCTGCTGGAGAGAAGAAGAACAGTGTGGTGGAAGCCTCAGAAGCTGCCTATAAAGAGGCTTTTGAAATCAGCAAAGAGCACATGCAGCCCACTCACCCCATCAGGCTTGGGCTGGCACTCAATTTCTCAGTGTTCTACTATGAAATCCAGAATGCCCCTGAGCAGGCCTGCCTTTTAGCCAAACAAGCCTTTGATGATGCCATAGCAGAGCTGGACACACTAAATGAGGATTCCTACAAGGACTCCACTCTCATCATGCAGTTACTTCGAGATAACCTCACTCTGTGGACGAGTGATCAGCAGGATGAAGAAGCAGGAGAGGGCAATAATTAA